A window of the Alnus glutinosa chromosome 4, dhAlnGlut1.1, whole genome shotgun sequence genome harbors these coding sequences:
- the LOC133865371 gene encoding ethylene-responsive transcription factor ERN1-like, with translation MESVEIISGIPYESQNSCKNHTPSPRTVETEEKSSMKLPKRFLGVRQRPSGRWVAEIKDSSQNLRLWLGTFDSAEEAALAYDSAARLLRGRNAKTNFIMNTHDQESCSLLGKNPRVFQLLQHAVMKNHLARSLHPAAEKQNPGDKVKSIYFDTTLVEETIVCSSSSEFGSCGFDHDRNNLSRFSFGSSKVYSSVFVAPSFSASLGEDRKNCQEA, from the coding sequence ATGGAGAGCGTAGAGATCATCTCAGGAATCCCATACGAATCTCAAAACTCATGTAAAAATCATACCCCAAGTCCAAGAACTGtagaaacagaagaaaaaagcaGCATGAAGCTTCCAAAGAGGTTTCTAGGGGTGAGACAAAGGCCCTCAGGAAGATGGGTTGCTGAAATCAAGGACTCCTCACAGAATCTGAGGCTGTGGTTAGGGACTTTCGACAGTGCAGAAGAGGCTGCTCTGGCTTATGACAGCGCCGCCAGGCTTCTCAGAGGAAGAAATGCAAAGACAAACTTCATCATGAACACACATGATCAAGAAAGTTGCAGCTTACTGGGAAAGAATCCTAGGGTGTTTCAGCTTCTTCAGCATGCAGTTATGAAGAACCACCTTGCAAGATCGCTTCACCCAGCCGCGGAAAAACAGAATCCAGGTGACAAGGTTAAGTCAATCTATTTTGATACGACCCTTGTCGAGGAGACTATAGTTTGTTCATCAAGCTCTGAATTCGGAAGCTGTGGTTTTGACCATGATAGAAACAATCTTTCACGCTTTTCATTTGGTAGTTCCAAGGTTTATTCTTCTGTTTTTGTGGCTCCTTCTTTCAGCGCTTCTCTAGGAGAAGATCGAAAAAATTGCCAAGAGGCTTAA